Proteins encoded by one window of Fusobacterium varium:
- the mglC gene encoding galactose/methyl galactoside ABC transporter permease MglC, giving the protein MNIRKKDGSIDFKKLLIQSGLYLVLFLMLVLIVAKEPSFLSIRNFKNIITQSSVRAIIALGVAGLIVTQGTDLSAGRQVGLAAVISATLLQASTNVNKVLDIGELPVIVAILVVTVVGMIIGSINGLIVAKLNVHPFIATLGMMTIVYGMNSLYYDSVGKASPISGFSEAYSNFAQGTIGSGSFSISYLIIYAAIATVIMWVLWNKTKFGKNVFAVGGNPEAAKVSGVNVTRTLVGIYALSGIYYAFGGLLEAGRIGSATNNLGNMYEMDAIAACVIGGVSFYGGVGKISGIITGVIILQVINYGLTYVGVSPYWQYIIKGIIIVAAVAFDSIKYAKKK; this is encoded by the coding sequence ATGAATATTCGTAAAAAAGATGGAAGTATAGATTTTAAAAAATTACTAATTCAAAGTGGATTGTATCTTGTACTATTTTTAATGTTGGTATTAATTGTTGCAAAAGAACCTTCATTCTTAAGTATAAGAAACTTTAAAAACATTATTACACAATCATCAGTTAGAGCAATTATAGCTCTTGGAGTTGCAGGACTTATTGTTACTCAAGGTACAGACCTTTCAGCAGGAAGACAAGTTGGACTTGCAGCAGTTATTTCAGCAACACTTCTTCAAGCTAGTACAAATGTTAATAAAGTTCTAGATATTGGAGAATTACCAGTAATAGTTGCTATTTTAGTTGTAACAGTAGTTGGAATGATCATTGGATCTATCAATGGATTAATAGTTGCAAAACTAAATGTTCACCCATTTATTGCTACTTTAGGTATGATGACAATCGTTTATGGAATGAACTCACTATATTATGACTCAGTTGGTAAAGCATCACCTATCTCTGGATTTAGTGAAGCATATAGTAACTTTGCTCAAGGAACTATTGGTTCAGGAAGTTTCTCAATATCATATTTAATTATATATGCTGCAATAGCAACAGTAATTATGTGGGTATTATGGAATAAAACAAAATTTGGTAAAAACGTATTTGCTGTTGGAGGAAACCCAGAAGCAGCTAAAGTATCGGGGGTAAACGTTACAAGAACATTAGTTGGAATTTATGCTCTATCAGGAATCTACTATGCATTTGGAGGATTACTAGAAGCAGGACGTATCGGTTCAGCAACTAACAACCTAGGAAACATGTATGAAATGGACGCAATTGCAGCTTGTGTAATTGGAGGAGTTTCATTCTATGGAGGAGTTGGAAAAATCTCTGGTATCATTACAGGAGTTATCATTCTACAAGTTATCAACTATGGATTAACTTATGTAGGAGTAAGCCCTTACTGGCAATATATCATTAAAGGTATTATAATAGTTGCAGCAGTTGCATTTGACTCTATTAAATATGCTAAGAAAAAATAA
- a CDS encoding restriction endonuclease subunit S, translating to MKIVRLEDVCTTTTSNLTLKELDKNNGAYPVYGASGLIKYIDFYNQDKEYIGIVKDGAGIGRVMLLPKNSSILGTMQYIFPNENIDIKYLYFNLIKMNLKKYYSGSTIPHIYFKDYKKEKIKLYSFEKQKKIAKILENISNIIEKKKQKLQEYELLSKCLFIKMFKENYDKKNWENFSLEEIVEICSSKRVFLDQIVMEGIDFYRGTEIGLLSEGKKIEPKLFITKEHYENLIAETGKPKIGDLLLPSICNDGKIWYVNTEKPFYFKDGRVLWIKESDKVKGKFLQYFLRNEFLMNYKKIASGTTFSELKIFSLKKIKVKLPPIELQNQFAERVKLIEKSKFEIQKSIEETQKLFDSLMEKYFG from the coding sequence ATGAAAATAGTGAGATTAGAAGATGTATGCACTACAACAACATCAAATTTAACACTGAAAGAATTAGATAAAAATAATGGTGCCTATCCAGTATATGGAGCTAGTGGCTTAATAAAATACATAGATTTTTATAATCAAGATAAAGAGTATATTGGAATAGTAAAAGATGGAGCAGGAATAGGGAGAGTAATGCTTTTACCTAAAAATTCTTCTATTTTAGGAACTATGCAGTATATTTTTCCGAATGAAAATATAGATATAAAATATTTATACTTTAATCTCATAAAAATGAATTTAAAAAAATATTACTCAGGATCAACAATACCTCATATTTATTTTAAAGATTATAAAAAAGAAAAAATAAAGTTGTATAGTTTTGAAAAACAAAAGAAAATTGCAAAAATATTAGAAAATATATCTAATATTATAGAAAAAAAGAAACAAAAATTACAAGAATATGAGCTTTTAAGTAAATGTCTATTTATAAAAATGTTTAAAGAAAATTATGATAAAAAAAATTGGGAAAATTTTTCTTTAGAAGAAATAGTAGAAATTTGTTCAAGTAAAAGAGTTTTTTTAGATCAAATAGTTATGGAAGGAATTGATTTCTACAGGGGAACAGAAATAGGACTATTAAGTGAAGGGAAAAAAATTGAACCAAAATTATTTATTACAAAAGAACATTATGAAAATTTAATAGCAGAAACAGGAAAACCTAAAATAGGGGATTTATTATTACCTTCAATATGTAATGATGGGAAAATATGGTATGTAAATACAGAAAAACCATTTTATTTTAAAGATGGAAGAGTTTTATGGATTAAAGAAAGCGATAAAGTAAAGGGTAAATTTTTACAATATTTTTTAAGAAATGAATTTTTGATGAACTACAAAAAAATAGCATCAGGGACAACATTTTCAGAATTGAAAATTTTTTCTTTAAAAAAAATAAAAGTAAAGTTGCCACCAATAGAATTACAAAATCAATTTGCTGAAAGAGTAAAATTAATAGAAAAATCAAAATTTGAAATACAAAAATCAATAGAAGAAACACAAAAGCTTTTTGATAGTCTTATGGAAAAATATTTTGGATAG
- a CDS encoding helix-turn-helix domain-containing protein, with amino-acid sequence MQNCEIKTNENNEELVQHGDYEFPCALYFSDIDVYTASEIAWHWHKEIEIVVLYEGRVALETEKKSIVLQKGDGVFINSEELHYFKKIGDEKCLLVSYVFDKSFVGGDKGSIIERKYIEPLVQNKTLSLFKFSKDLSEQLVKAFFQYEEKRFGSEVIIRNILSLVLLEIIVENKEKLIETKTYKNLDSQRIKGMLDFIQKNYSNELTLKEIGESVFIGERETLRCFARTIGISPIEYLKKYRVTVAANLLTTTELPVTEICIQCGFNSPSYFSKSFQKVFGVTPRVYRKDR; translated from the coding sequence ATGCAAAATTGTGAGATAAAAACAAATGAAAATAATGAGGAGTTAGTACAGCACGGAGATTATGAGTTTCCTTGTGCTTTATATTTCTCAGATATAGACGTATATACAGCAAGTGAGATAGCATGGCACTGGCATAAGGAGATAGAGATAGTTGTATTATATGAAGGAAGAGTAGCTTTAGAAACAGAAAAGAAAAGTATTGTTTTACAAAAGGGAGATGGAGTATTTATAAACTCAGAGGAGCTACATTACTTTAAAAAAATAGGAGATGAAAAGTGCCTACTTGTATCATATGTTTTTGATAAAAGTTTTGTAGGAGGAGATAAGGGAAGTATTATAGAGAGAAAATACATAGAACCTTTAGTACAAAATAAAACATTGTCTCTTTTTAAATTTTCAAAAGATTTAAGTGAACAGTTGGTAAAAGCTTTTTTTCAATATGAGGAGAAGAGGTTTGGAAGTGAAGTAATTATAAGAAATATTTTAAGTTTAGTTTTATTGGAGATAATAGTTGAGAATAAAGAGAAATTAATAGAAACAAAGACATATAAAAACTTAGATAGCCAGAGGATAAAAGGGATGTTAGATTTTATTCAAAAAAATTACTCTAATGAACTTACTTTGAAGGAGATAGGAGAGTCAGTATTTATAGGAGAAAGGGAGACATTGAGATGTTTTGCTAGAACAATAGGAATCTCACCAATAGAGTATTTAAAAAAGTATAGGGTAACTGTGGCAGCTAATCTTCTTACAACGACAGAATTGCCTGTTACAGAGATTTGTATACAGTGTGGCTTTAATAGTCCTAGCTACTTTTCAAAATCCTTTCAAAAGGTATTTGGTGTGACTCCAAGAGTGTATAGAAAGGATAGATAG
- a CDS encoding restriction endonuclease subunit S — protein sequence MKIYSEELKKIKLIDVFEIVLSGEWGEENLEDNENTAYIIRTTNFLNDGTLDVENRELVKRKISREKIDEKHLKRGDIIIEKSGGSPNQPVGRVVYFDIESEKNFLCNNFTSILRVKEGIEPKYIFYFLKDCYKKRIVLKYQNKTTGIINLKLQDYLKNTEIQLPNIEIQKKIVEILDKAFLINSLLIEKERRISELNKCLFSFATKRARKLLLNEVADITMGQSPDSKYYNTLKEGLPFFQGKTEFGENYIKEIKYYCSCPLKIAEENSILMSVRAPVGTVNISKVRCCIGRGLAAIIPKKIEMLYLFFALKNLEKEIERKGVGSTFKAITKKDIEKIEIPIIEIKEQVDFVNRILKIEKSKFELFRGVA from the coding sequence ATGAAGATATATAGTGAAGAATTAAAAAAAATAAAATTAATAGATGTTTTTGAAATAGTTCTTTCTGGAGAATGGGGAGAAGAAAATTTAGAAGATAATGAGAATACGGCCTATATAATTAGAACTACTAATTTTTTAAATGATGGAACTCTTGATGTAGAAAATAGAGAATTAGTTAAAAGAAAGATATCAAGGGAAAAAATAGATGAAAAACATTTAAAAAGAGGAGATATCATTATAGAAAAATCAGGAGGAAGTCCTAATCAACCAGTAGGAAGAGTAGTATATTTTGATATTGAGTCAGAAAAAAACTTTTTATGTAATAATTTTACTTCAATTTTAAGAGTAAAAGAGGGAATAGAACCCAAATATATATTTTATTTTTTAAAAGATTGTTATAAAAAAAGAATAGTATTAAAGTATCAAAATAAAACAACAGGTATAATTAATTTAAAATTACAAGACTATTTAAAAAATACAGAAATTCAATTACCAAATATAGAAATACAGAAGAAAATAGTAGAAATTTTAGATAAAGCTTTTTTAATAAATTCTTTATTAATTGAGAAAGAGAGAAGGATATCAGAATTAAATAAATGTCTATTTAGCTTTGCCACAAAAAGAGCTCGAAAGCTACTATTGAATGAAGTTGCAGATATAACTATGGGACAATCTCCTGATTCAAAATATTATAATACCTTAAAAGAAGGGTTACCATTTTTTCAAGGAAAAACAGAATTTGGAGAAAATTATATAAAAGAAATAAAATATTATTGTAGTTGCCCTTTAAAAATAGCAGAAGAAAATAGTATCTTAATGTCTGTAAGAGCACCTGTAGGAACAGTAAATATAAGTAAAGTAAGATGTTGTATAGGAAGAGGATTAGCTGCTATTATACCTAAAAAAATTGAAATGTTATATTTATTTTTTGCTTTAAAAAATCTTGAAAAAGAAATTGAGAGAAAAGGAGTAGGAAGTACTTTTAAAGCTATAACAAAAAAGGATATAGAGAAAATAGAAATTCCAATAATAGAAATCAAGGAGCAAGTTGATTTTGTAAATAGGATATTAAAAATAGAAAAATCAAAATTTGAACTTTTTAGAGGTGTCGCTTAA
- the mglA gene encoding galactose/methyl galactoside ABC transporter ATP-binding protein MglA encodes MKNLEYILEMNNISKEFPGVKALDGANLKVRPHSVHALMGENGAGKSTLMKCLFGIYEKDGGNILFDGKEINFHSAKEALDNGVSMVHQELNQVLQRNVLDNIWLGRYPKKGFFIDEKKMYEDTKKIFEDLEIDVDPRAKVADLAVSERQMIEIAKAVSYNSKIIVMDEPTSSLTEKEVAHLFKIINKLRDKGCGIVYISHKMEEIKAISDDITILRDGKWIATESVANLTTEQIINMMVGRDLTDRFPPKDNQVKECILKVEGLTAVQQPSIQDVSFELHKGEILGIAGLVGAKRTDIVETIFGIREKAEGKITLNGKEVKNKTPNEAIENGFALVTEERRATGIYSMLDILFNSAISNLDSYKNNFKLLDNKKMAEDTQWVIDSMRVKTPSQSTSIGSLSGGNQQKVIIGRWLLTEPDVLMLDEPTRGIDVLAKYEIYQLMIELAKKDKGIIMISSEMPELLGVTDRILVMSNGRVAGIVKTSETTQEEIMTLSAKYL; translated from the coding sequence ATGAAAAATTTAGAATATATTCTTGAGATGAACAATATTTCTAAAGAGTTTCCGGGGGTAAAAGCGTTGGATGGGGCTAACTTAAAAGTAAGACCACATTCTGTTCATGCATTAATGGGTGAAAATGGAGCTGGAAAATCTACTTTAATGAAATGTTTGTTTGGAATTTATGAAAAAGATGGTGGAAATATATTATTCGATGGGAAAGAAATAAACTTCCACTCTGCAAAGGAAGCACTTGATAATGGTGTTTCAATGGTTCACCAAGAACTTAACCAAGTTTTACAAAGAAATGTGTTAGATAATATATGGTTGGGAAGATATCCTAAAAAAGGTTTCTTTATAGATGAAAAAAAAATGTATGAGGATACTAAAAAGATATTTGAAGATCTAGAAATAGATGTAGATCCTCGTGCAAAAGTAGCTGACTTAGCAGTTTCTGAAAGACAAATGATAGAGATTGCAAAGGCAGTATCATATAATTCGAAAATAATCGTGATGGACGAACCTACTTCTTCACTTACTGAAAAAGAGGTTGCACATCTGTTTAAAATTATAAATAAATTGAGAGATAAAGGTTGTGGAATTGTATATATTTCACATAAGATGGAAGAGATAAAAGCTATATCAGATGATATCACTATTCTTAGAGATGGAAAATGGATAGCTACAGAATCAGTTGCTAATTTAACAACTGAACAAATTATCAATATGATGGTAGGAAGAGATCTGACAGATCGTTTCCCACCTAAAGATAACCAAGTAAAAGAGTGTATTTTAAAAGTAGAAGGACTTACAGCAGTACAACAACCATCTATTCAAGATGTTAGCTTTGAACTACACAAAGGTGAGATCTTAGGAATAGCAGGACTTGTTGGAGCTAAAAGAACTGATATAGTTGAAACAATATTTGGTATAAGAGAAAAAGCTGAAGGAAAAATTACTCTTAATGGAAAAGAGGTTAAAAATAAAACTCCTAATGAAGCTATAGAAAATGGATTTGCTCTTGTAACAGAGGAACGTAGAGCTACTGGAATTTACAGTATGCTAGATATACTGTTTAACTCTGCAATTTCAAATCTAGATAGTTATAAAAATAATTTTAAACTACTAGATAATAAGAAGATGGCTGAAGATACTCAATGGGTAATTGATAGTATGAGAGTAAAAACACCATCACAAAGCACAAGTATAGGATCACTTTCTGGAGGAAACCAACAAAAAGTTATTATAGGAAGATGGCTTCTAACTGAGCCAGATGTACTTATGCTAGATGAGCCTACAAGAGGAATAGACGTTTTAGCAAAATATGAAATTTATCAATTAATGATAGAACTAGCTAAAAAAGATAAGGGAATTATAATGATCTCTTCTGAAATGCCTGAGCTTTTAGGTGTTACAGATAGAATACTTGTTATGAGTAATGGTAGAGTTGCTGGAATAGTAAAAACATCAGAGACAACTCAAGAAGAGATTATGACTTTATCAGCTAAATATCTATAG
- a CDS encoding SAM-dependent DNA methyltransferase — protein sequence MITGEIKNKVDKMWEYFWTGGLTNPVDVIEQLTYLIFMKRLDQEEIKKEREERELSVLFGNMDIKYVFDEEHQDIRWSRLIQLGSPKELFEKVRTEAFEFIKELDDNKESIFSQYMKNAIFKVPTPAVLQNTMDTIEEIFNMPQMTEDKDTKGDLYEYLLSKLSTSGTNGQFRTPKHIINMMVELMKPTTDDIIIDPACGTSGFLVSSIEYIKRNYKEELATDDKIYEHFTNNMIHGNDTDATMLGISAMNLMLHDITSPKLTRIDSLSTEYTEEDKYSLVLANPPFKGSVDAELLSNTLTRVVKTKKTELLFIALFLRMLKIGGRGAVIVPDGVLFGSSNAHKNLRKELIENNQLEAVISMPSGVFKPYAGVSTGILIFTKTGNGGTDKVWFYDMTADGYSLDDKRNPVEENDIPDIIERFGNLEREIDRKRTEKSFFVPKEEIVNNDYDLSINKYKEIVYEKVEYDPPEVIIARIEELSKSIAKNMEELKVMLNEDI from the coding sequence ATGATAACTGGAGAGATTAAAAATAAAGTAGATAAGATGTGGGAATACTTTTGGACAGGAGGTTTAACAAACCCTGTTGATGTAATTGAGCAATTAACATATCTTATCTTTATGAAAAGATTGGACCAAGAGGAGATAAAAAAAGAGAGAGAAGAGAGAGAATTAAGTGTTCTTTTTGGAAATATGGATATTAAATATGTTTTTGATGAGGAACATCAAGATATTAGATGGAGTAGACTTATTCAGTTGGGATCACCAAAAGAGTTATTTGAAAAGGTGAGAACAGAGGCTTTTGAATTTATAAAGGAACTAGATGATAATAAAGAGAGTATTTTTTCACAATATATGAAAAATGCTATTTTTAAAGTGCCAACACCAGCAGTTTTACAAAATACTATGGACACAATAGAGGAGATATTTAATATGCCTCAAATGACAGAGGATAAAGATACAAAGGGGGATCTATATGAGTATCTTCTTTCTAAACTTTCAACATCAGGAACAAATGGACAGTTTAGAACTCCTAAACATATAATAAATATGATGGTTGAGCTTATGAAACCAACAACAGATGATATAATAATTGATCCTGCATGTGGGACATCGGGGTTTCTAGTAAGCTCAATAGAGTATATTAAGAGAAATTACAAAGAGGAGTTAGCAACAGATGATAAAATCTATGAGCATTTTACAAATAATATGATACATGGAAATGATACAGATGCTACAATGCTTGGAATCTCTGCAATGAATTTAATGCTACATGATATAACATCACCTAAATTAACAAGAATTGACTCTCTATCAACAGAGTATACTGAAGAGGATAAATATTCTCTAGTTCTAGCCAATCCACCATTTAAAGGAAGTGTAGATGCTGAGCTACTATCAAATACTCTTACACGTGTGGTAAAAACTAAGAAAACAGAACTTCTTTTTATAGCTCTATTTTTAAGAATGTTAAAAATAGGAGGGCGTGGAGCAGTAATTGTTCCTGACGGGGTACTATTTGGTTCATCAAATGCACATAAAAATTTAAGAAAAGAGTTAATTGAAAACAACCAATTAGAAGCAGTTATCTCAATGCCAAGTGGAGTGTTTAAACCTTATGCAGGGGTTTCAACAGGGATACTTATTTTTACAAAAACAGGTAATGGAGGAACTGATAAAGTATGGTTCTATGATATGACAGCCGATGGTTACTCATTAGATGATAAGAGAAACCCAGTAGAAGAGAATGATATTCCAGATATTATTGAGAGATTTGGGAATTTAGAAAGAGAGATAGATAGAAAGAGAACTGAAAAATCTTTCTTTGTTCCTAAAGAGGAGATTGTAAATAATGATTATGATCTTTCAATTAATAAATATAAAGAGATTGTATATGAGAAAGTTGAGTATGATCCACCAGAAGTTATTATTGCTCGTATAGAGGAGCTATCAAAATCAATAGCTAAAAATATGGAAGAATTAAAAGTGATGTTAAATGAAGATATATAG
- a CDS encoding tyrosine-type recombinase/integrase: protein MVDTLILEIKQDMASILTNGQLEKLNSVLVHYLYNLEITRKDGVEEDKIERNEELLSSFLSAKHVEGCSKKSLVYYNATIKNMLKKLNKSIKHITTNDLREYLDNYQKEGKIGKVTIDNIRRILSSFFSWLEEEDYILKSPVRRIHKVKTGTVVKETYSDEAMEIMRDSCKSLRDLAIIDMLSSTGMRVGELVKLNREDIDFEGRECVVFGKGDKERRVYFDARTKIHLLNYLRSREDNESALFVSLLKPHRRLQISGVEIMLRQLGKRLNITKVHPHKFRRTLATKAIDKGMPIEQVQQLLGHQKIDTTLQYAMVNQNNVKISHRKYIG, encoded by the coding sequence ATGGTAGATACACTGATTTTAGAAATTAAACAGGATATGGCATCAATTTTAACTAATGGACAGTTAGAAAAATTAAATAGTGTCCTTGTTCATTATCTTTATAATCTTGAGATTACAAGAAAAGATGGGGTAGAAGAGGATAAAATAGAGAGAAATGAGGAGCTATTAAGTAGTTTTTTATCAGCTAAGCATGTAGAAGGTTGCTCAAAAAAATCTTTAGTATATTACAATGCAACTATAAAAAATATGTTGAAAAAATTGAATAAATCAATAAAACATATAACAACTAACGATTTGAGAGAGTATTTAGATAACTATCAAAAAGAGGGGAAAATTGGAAAGGTAACTATTGATAATATTAGAAGAATACTATCAAGTTTCTTCTCATGGTTAGAAGAGGAAGATTATATTTTAAAAAGTCCAGTTAGAAGAATTCATAAGGTAAAAACAGGTACAGTTGTCAAAGAGACATATAGTGATGAAGCTATGGAGATAATGAGGGATAGTTGTAAATCTTTAAGGGATTTAGCTATTATTGATATGCTCTCATCAACTGGAATGAGAGTTGGAGAATTAGTAAAATTAAATAGAGAAGATATTGACTTTGAAGGGAGAGAGTGTGTAGTTTTTGGAAAGGGAGATAAGGAGAGAAGGGTATATTTTGATGCAAGAACTAAGATACATCTATTAAATTATCTTAGAAGTAGAGAGGATAATGAATCGGCTCTTTTTGTATCCCTTTTAAAACCTCATAGAAGATTGCAAATAAGTGGTGTGGAGATAATGTTGAGACAGCTAGGGAAAAGATTGAATATTACAAAGGTACACCCACACAAATTTAGAAGAACTTTAGCTACTAAAGCTATTGATAAAGGTATGCCTATAGAGCAAGTTCAACAACTTTTAGGACATCAAAAGATAGATACTACTTTGCAATATGCTATGGTTAATCAAAATAATGTGAAGATATCTCATAGAAAATATATTGGATAA
- the mglB gene encoding galactose/glucose ABC transporter substrate-binding protein MglB yields the protein MKKTSLILGALLLAAGLTGCGDKKEAAPAEKAAEAPKAEKKLNIGFTAYKYDDNFIALYRKVVLAEADKVKDKVELSMVDSQNAQQTQNDQIDVMLSKGTDALAINLVDPAAGQTVMEKIKAENVPVVFYNKKPAKEVLDAYDKAYYVGIDPNAQGIAQGELIMKAWKANPELDLNKDGKIQYVMIKGEPGHPDAEARTIYSVKTLNDKGIETEELHLDAAMWDTAMAKDKMDAWLSGPNGDKIEVVICNNDGMALGAIESMKAMGKNLPVFGVDALPEALVKIEAGEMAGTVLNDANGQGKATWDMVVNLAGGKAPTEGTEWKLDGKEILIPSIGIDKENVAQFK from the coding sequence ATGAAGAAAACAAGTTTAATACTAGGAGCATTATTATTAGCAGCAGGACTAACTGGTTGTGGAGATAAAAAAGAAGCTGCTCCAGCAGAAAAAGCAGCAGAAGCACCAAAAGCTGAAAAAAAATTAAACATAGGATTTACAGCTTATAAATATGATGACAACTTTATCGCTCTATACAGAAAAGTTGTATTAGCAGAAGCTGACAAAGTAAAAGATAAAGTTGAGTTATCAATGGTTGACTCTCAAAATGCTCAACAAACTCAAAATGACCAAATAGATGTAATGCTTTCTAAAGGAACAGATGCATTAGCTATTAACTTAGTTGACCCAGCAGCAGGACAAACAGTTATGGAAAAAATTAAAGCTGAAAATGTTCCAGTTGTATTCTACAATAAAAAACCTGCAAAAGAAGTTTTAGATGCTTATGATAAAGCTTACTATGTAGGAATCGACCCTAACGCTCAAGGAATAGCTCAAGGGGAACTTATTATGAAAGCTTGGAAAGCTAACCCTGAATTAGACTTAAATAAAGATGGAAAAATTCAATATGTTATGATTAAAGGAGAACCTGGACATCCAGATGCTGAAGCAAGAACTATCTACTCAGTAAAAACTCTTAACGATAAAGGAATTGAAACTGAAGAACTTCATCTAGACGCTGCTATGTGGGATACTGCAATGGCAAAAGATAAAATGGATGCATGGTTATCAGGACCTAACGGAGATAAAATTGAAGTTGTAATTTGTAACAATGATGGAATGGCTCTAGGAGCTATCGAATCAATGAAAGCTATGGGTAAAAACCTTCCAGTATTTGGAGTTGACGCATTACCAGAAGCTCTTGTAAAAATTGAAGCTGGAGAAATGGCTGGAACAGTTCTTAACGATGCTAATGGACAAGGAAAAGCAACTTGGGATATGGTTGTAAACTTAGCAGGAGGAAAAGCTCCTACTGAAGGAACTGAATGGAAACTTGATGGAAAAGAAATCTTAATTCCTAGTATCGGAATTGACAAAGAAAATGTAGCACAATTCAAATAA